DNA from Metabacillus flavus:
AAAGAAAGATTTCCCCGGTTTCGTATGTCCGCTGCTGATGAAATTCATCAATCCGGCTGTAGCGCTCCTCATCATCTTTGACAAAAAAGGTAAGCTCATGCTCAACTGAATGTTTTTTTTCCCCTTCAAAGCACTGCCAGATCAAGCTCACATCATCGCCTGCATCAGCAAATGTTGAACCAGCAAGTATGTGCTTCATTTTATAAATGGAGTGAATATCAAAAAGGAAAAGTCCATTATCGTGCAGCATTTCAACAACGGATTTGAAGGCACTTTGCACATCTTGTTCTTCAAGCAAATAATTCAGGGAGTCGCAGTTGATGATGACAGCATCATAAGCAAGATCGTGGCCCTCCATCTCTCTCATATCCTGCTGAAAGAAAGGAATTGGCATCCTCTTCTCTTCTGCTTTTTGGATAGCGAGAGCGAGCATGTCTTCACTTAAATCTGCACCAGTCATCTCATAGCCTTTTTCATGAAGCAATACGGTGATTTCACCAGTTCCGCACGCTAAATCCATAACTTTCCTGCCTGTGTTTCCGTACTTTATTAG
Protein-coding regions in this window:
- a CDS encoding class I SAM-dependent DNA methyltransferase, yielding MMYQGFAGVYDHLMEDVPYQDWADLLDSLLIKYGNTGRKVMDLACGTGEITVLLHEKGYEMTGADLSEDMLALAIQKAEEKRMPIPFFQQDMREMEGHDLAYDAVIINCDSLNYLLEEQDVQSAFKSVVEMLHDNGLFLFDIHSIYKMKHILAGSTFADAGDDVSLIWQCFEGEKKHSVEHELTFFVKDDEERYSRIDEFHQQRTYETGEIFLWLKDAGFEVLECFGDFQPGAVSEEAERIFFAARKTSN